The Manis javanica isolate MJ-LG chromosome 4, MJ_LKY, whole genome shotgun sequence genome contains a region encoding:
- the PHB1 gene encoding prohibitin 1 isoform X1 produces the protein MAAKVFESIGKFGLALAVAGGVVNSALYNVDAGHRAVIFDRFRGVQDIVVGEGTHFLIPWVQKPILFDCRSRPRNVPVITGSKDLQNVNITLRILFRPVASQLPRIFTSIGEDYDERVLPSITTEILKSVVARFDAGELITQRELVSRQVSDDLTERAATFGLILDDVSLTHLTFGKEFTEAVEAKQVAQQEAERARFVVEKAEQQKKAAIISAEGDSKAAELIANSLATAGDGLIELRKLEAAEDIAYQLARSRNITYLPAGQSVLLQLPQ, from the exons ATGGCTGCAAAAGTGTTTGAGTCCATTGGCAAGTTTGGCCTGGCCTTAGCTGTTGCAGGAGGTGTGGTGAACTCTGCCTTGTATAACG TGGATGCTGGGCACAGAGCTGTCATCTTTGACCGGTTCCGTGGAGTGCAGGACATTGTGGTAGGGGAAGGGACACACTTTCTCATCCCTTGGGTACAGAAACCGATTCTCTTTGACTGCCGCTCTCGACCACGTAATGTGCCAGTCATCACTGGTAGCAAAG ATTTGCAGAATGTCAACATCACCCTGCGCATCCTCTTCCGGCCAGTGGCCAGCCAGCTTCCccgcatcttcaccagcattggAGAGGACTATGACGAGCGGGTGCTGCCGTCCATCACTACAGAGATCCTCAAGTCAGTGGTG GCTCGCTTTGATGCAGGAGAACTGATCACCCAGAGAGAGCTGGTCTCCAGGCAGGTGAGCGACGACCTTACAGAGCGAGCAGCAACCTTTGGGCTCATCCTGGATGACGTGTCCTTG ACGCATCTGACCTTCGGGAAGGAGTTCACAGAAGCAGTAGAAGCCAAACAGGTGgctcagcaggaagcagagagggcCAGATTTGTGGTGGAAAAG GCTGAGCAGCAGAAGAAGGCGGCCATCATCTCTGCTGAGGGTGACTCCAAAGCAGCCGAGCTGATTGCCAACTCACTTGCCACCGCGGGTGATGGCCTGATTGAGCTGCGTAAGCTGGAAGCCGCAGAGGACATCGCATACCAGCTGGCACGCTCTCGGAACATCACCTACCTGCCAGCCGGGCAGTCGGTGCTCCTCCAGCTGCCCCAGTGA
- the PHB1 gene encoding prohibitin 1 isoform X2, with protein sequence MEQERGDFINEQKAPGIFQRHPFWLKVDAGHRAVIFDRFRGVQDIVVGEGTHFLIPWVQKPILFDCRSRPRNVPVITGSKDLQNVNITLRILFRPVASQLPRIFTSIGEDYDERVLPSITTEILKSVVARFDAGELITQRELVSRQVSDDLTERAATFGLILDDVSLTHLTFGKEFTEAVEAKQVAQQEAERARFVVEKAEQQKKAAIISAEGDSKAAELIANSLATAGDGLIELRKLEAAEDIAYQLARSRNITYLPAGQSVLLQLPQ encoded by the exons atggagcaggagagaggagactTCATAAATGAACAGAAAGCACCAGGGATCTTTCAAAGACATCCTTTCTGGTTAAAGG TGGATGCTGGGCACAGAGCTGTCATCTTTGACCGGTTCCGTGGAGTGCAGGACATTGTGGTAGGGGAAGGGACACACTTTCTCATCCCTTGGGTACAGAAACCGATTCTCTTTGACTGCCGCTCTCGACCACGTAATGTGCCAGTCATCACTGGTAGCAAAG ATTTGCAGAATGTCAACATCACCCTGCGCATCCTCTTCCGGCCAGTGGCCAGCCAGCTTCCccgcatcttcaccagcattggAGAGGACTATGACGAGCGGGTGCTGCCGTCCATCACTACAGAGATCCTCAAGTCAGTGGTG GCTCGCTTTGATGCAGGAGAACTGATCACCCAGAGAGAGCTGGTCTCCAGGCAGGTGAGCGACGACCTTACAGAGCGAGCAGCAACCTTTGGGCTCATCCTGGATGACGTGTCCTTG ACGCATCTGACCTTCGGGAAGGAGTTCACAGAAGCAGTAGAAGCCAAACAGGTGgctcagcaggaagcagagagggcCAGATTTGTGGTGGAAAAG GCTGAGCAGCAGAAGAAGGCGGCCATCATCTCTGCTGAGGGTGACTCCAAAGCAGCCGAGCTGATTGCCAACTCACTTGCCACCGCGGGTGATGGCCTGATTGAGCTGCGTAAGCTGGAAGCCGCAGAGGACATCGCATACCAGCTGGCACGCTCTCGGAACATCACCTACCTGCCAGCCGGGCAGTCGGTGCTCCTCCAGCTGCCCCAGTGA